The genomic DNA GAGACGTGGGCTAGCGGTCTCGAACCGCTCGTCGATCAGCTCGTGACGCCGCCAGTGCTCGCGCTTGCCGCCGTCTCTGTCGTCGTGAGCGTGCTGTTGTTCGCAGTGCTGTCCGCTGTCGTCGCCGCAGGCCAGTTGTCGGCCTGTTACGGTCGGCTCCGTGATACGAGAGGGATCCTCGCTGGAATCGACGGCGCGGCCCGCTTCTGGCTCCGGTTTCTCGGATTGTTCGTCCTCGAGGTAGTGTGCTGGGCGGTCGTCCTCGGGACCATCGGTATTGCCACGGCACTGGTCGCCGGCGGCGTCTCGCTCGCGACCGGTTCGGGGGCCGTCGCGATCCCCGTCGTTCTACTGGGTGCGTTCGTTGCGTTCCTCGTTCTACTCGTCGTTCGTGCCCTGTTCGCGCTCGCGCCGGTCGCGATCGTCGTCGACGACGCGGGCGTGGTCGCCTCGCTGCGGAACGTTCTCGGATTCGTTCGCTCGCAGCCGGTCGCGGCGGCCTTTTATTACGTGATCGCGATCGGTGTGCTCGTCGGGCTCTCGACGATCACGGGTCTGTTCTCGGTGGCTGACATCGTCACCGTCGGCTCGCTGCTCTCCGCGCTGGTCGCCATGCCAGCGCTGGATCTGTTGAAGACCGCCATCTACTGTGGCTACCGGGACCGACTGCGGCCACCGGAGCCGCCGGCGCGGTCGCTTCGGGACGAGGCTCGGGCCGGCCTCCGTCGCGGCTGGCAAGAACTGATCGCGTTCGTCCGGACACACCCAGGAGCCCACGTGTTCGCCGCCGGCCTCGGCCTCCTCGGGTTCTGGATGGGGTGGGTTGCCGCCGATCCCTTCGTCGGCACGTTCGAGGCGTCGATCACGGCCCGTCTCGAGGGGGAGTTCCCGCCGACGATGGCGGCGAACCTGTTCGGCAACAACTGGCTGGTTGCGCTCACGACGGCCTATGCAGGCGTCGCGTTCGCGATTCCGGCGATCGTCTCGCTGCTGTTCAACGGTGTCAGTATCGGCGTCGTCGCCCGGCTCGAGGCCGATCCGCTGGAACTCGCCGCGTTCGTCGTGCCCCACGGCCTCCTCGAGATTCCGGCGATCCTGATCGCCAGTGCACTGGGGATTTCTGTCGGCGTCACCACCTGGCAGACGTGGCGGGGGCGTGTCGAGCAGTCCGAACTCGCAGACGCGCTCGAGCGGGCGTTCTGGGTGCTGGTCGGCGTCGGCATCGTGCTCGCGATCGCCGCTGTCATCGAAGGGTTCGTCAGCCCGTACTACTACCGGCTGTTCCTCTAGTGGTGGCTACCGATAGGCTTCGAACTCCTCGCCGAACAGCAGGAAGTACGCGGTGCCGACGAGGCCGATTCCCGTCGCGATGGAGAAGGCGACGACCGGATCGCCGGCGAACACCTGCGTACCGGTCAGCGGGTTCGAGACGCCGTCCCAGAGCAGGCCGCCGAGTGCGGCGCTCGGGATGACGACCACGTTCCGCAGGAGATAGTACGCACCAGTCACCCGACCGCCAGCACCCTGTTCGGCGGGGCCGACGATCAACGCCTTGTGGGCCGGCAAGCCCGCGAACCGAAGCCCCGAGAACGCAAAGAGGACCGCGAGGACGGCCGGATCGGCGGGTGCGTTGATCAACAGGATCGGAAAGACTGCATAGACCACGAACCCGAGCGCGACGACCGGCTTCAGTCCGACGCGTTCGGCGGCCTTCGCGACCGGAATCATCGTCAACAGAGCGACGACCATCTCGAGCCCGAGCAGCAGCCCGAAGTACGACTGCGGCGAGAGCGCGATCGCGCCGACGATCGGCAGGGAGACGGCCAAGCCGACCTCGAGAAACCGGGTGACGACGATGACGAAGAAGACGTAGACCATCCCGTTGGCGAAGCGGACCAGCGTATCACCGATCAGCAGGGGCCGAAGTTCGGCAGGCATCGCACGAAGGTCGGCCAGCAACTGGGTGGCCCCCTCGAACTCCGTGCCGATGTCGTCCGCGTCGGGCCTGTAGCGGACGTGCTGGACGACCGTCCCGACGACGCCGAAGCCGACAGCGACGAGCAAGAGCAGCTGAAAGGCGGTGACGACCGAATCGTCGCTCGAGCCGAACGGGAAAAAGAGTGTGGCGGCGACCAGCGGGCCGACGAGGAAGGCGCTCCGGCGGAACGTCTCGGTGCTTGCGAAGCCGGCGGCCAGTTGCGAGGGTGACACCGCCTGCTTGACGATGGCGAAGGTCGCTCCGAGTCCGAACGATTTCCACGCCTGTGCGAGCAGTAACCCGAGAAAGATCGCAACGATCGCAAGCGATGTCGGACCGACGGCTACGTCCGCGAGTGCGGGCGCAACGAGCCAGACCGCGAAGCCGAGCGTCGAGCAGAACCCAAAGGCTGTCAGGGCGTACCGCGAGCCGATCAAATCCGAGATCGCGCCGCCCGGATAGGGGTAGACGGCGCTGATGACGTTCCCGAACGTGCCAAAGAGTCCGATGACGAACACGGAGGCTCCAAGCGCCGACATGTACTCGGCCATATACCGGCTCGTCATCTGAAAGCCGAGGCTAAAGGCGAACATCGCCAGCGAGAGGACGAGCACGTCCCGTTCGAGCGCGAAAAACTGCCGGAACGCGTCCAGTGGATCAGCCCGCCCGTCTGCGGGTTCCTGTTCGAGAACCATATCCGCTGGTTTGCAGTCCAGCGGCTTGAAACGTCTCCGTTGAACGGAACCGATCGTCGATGCCGGCGACGAAATACGAGAAAGGGAAGGGCTCATTAGCCAGTAGTGTGAGGTTCAGGACATGGCATCGTGGAAACGGGACTTCGCCAGTGGGCTCGTCGTCCTGGGTCCCATTCTCGTCACGCTCTACGCTATCTATTGGCTTTATGGACTGGTTGCCGGTCTGACACCGGGACTGATTCTTAACCCCGACGCGCTCGAGCCGCTCATTTCCGGCTCGAGCGCGCAGGCCGCACAGACGCGCGAGCAGGTGGCCCAGTTCCTCCGCGTGATCGTCGCGCTGACCGTCTTCGTCATCCTGACGTTTTCTGTCGGCTATCTCATGCGGACGACGATCGGCGGGCTGGTCGAACGGCTCGTCGACAACGTTGCGAATCGAGTGCCCGTGATCCGGGTCGTCTACAACGCCTCGAAGATGGCCGCCGAGACGGCCTTCGGGGAACAGGAATCGCTCCAGAAGCCGGTCAAGATCGAGACCTGGGAGGGACTTCGGATGACTGCGTTCAAGACCGGCAAAATGACCACCGACGGTCGCGAAGTCCTGTTTCTGCCGACCTCGCCGAATATCACGACGGGCTACGTCATCGAAGTCGAACCGAGCGAGATTACGGAACTCGACGAGGACGTCGAGGACGCGCTGACACGTGTGCTCAGTGCCGGCTTCGGTGACGCGAACCATCGCGGCATGGACGCCGGCATCTCGATCGACGTCATCGACGAAGCGAAGACAGGCAGGTCCGACGACGACTAACGACCTTTTGCGCTGTCGTTCGAAAGACACTTTGTGTCTTTCGTGACTGAGCGGATCTGAGATCCGCGATGTCCGCGAAACCTTCGGTTTCGCTTGATGACGAAACGCCTCCGGCGTTTCGAACCACAGTCTGTCGCGCTGACGGCAGCAGAGCTGCCGCACAGCGCGACATCCCTCGGCAAAATCTCGAGAGAGCGAAGCTCTCTCGGACCTCGCGGGAGCTTCGCTCCCGCTTAGGGTCGATCAAAAGCCTCCTCCCTCCCTTACAGATCGGTCGTCGGCCCGCTCGCTCAGCCTTCGGCTTCGCTCGCGGTCGAAACGGTTGCTCGCCTGCCCTCCCCCGAGTCGCGCGGCTCTCGCAAGTGCTCGAGCCGCGCTCCCGGCCACAGCAATTACAATTTCGAAGACGGGAACAGAACACACCTCGGGCAGTCGTGCGGCTCGTCTCGAGCCCGATACCCAGTTCTATCGCGGGAAATCGGTTATTCGATGTCGACGAATTCGAACCACTCGGCGTACTCGTCGGGGGCTTCCTCGACGATTTCGAAGAACTTCTGCTGGATCTCTTCGGTCACGGGGCCGCGCGAGCCGTCGCCGATGACGACGTTGTCGACCTTCCGGATGGGCGTGACTTCGGCTGCAGAGCCAGTAAAGAACAGTTCGTCAGCGGTGTTGAGTTCGCCACGCGAGATGGAGACGTTGTCGTGGACGGTGTAGCCCAGTTCCTCGGCGATCGTGATCACGGAGTCACGGGTGATGCCGTCGAGGATCGACTCCGAGAGCCCGGGCGTGTAGATCTCGTCATCGCGCACGAGGAAGACGTTCTCGCCGGGGCCTTCGGCGACGTTGCCCTCCTTGTTCAGGACGATGGCTTCCGCGTAGCCGTTGCGGCGGGCCTCCTCGCCGGCGAGCATGCTGTTGACGTAGAGCCCGCTCGTCTTGGCGTTGGTCGGAATCTGACTCGAGGCGTGTTTCCGCCACGAGGAGATCATCACGTCGATGCCGTTCTCGAGGGCGTCCTCGCCGAGGTAGGCTCCCCACGGCCAGACTGCGATAGCAGTGCGAGTGGGGCAGTCCTTGGGGCTCACACCGAGAGAATTGTAGCCGTAGTAAGCGATCGGGCGAACGTAACAGGAGGGAAGCTCCTGGCGCTGAATGAGTTCTTTCGTCGCCTCGGTGAGTTCCTCCTTCGTGAAGTCGATATCCATCTCGTAGGGCTTTGCAGACTGGAATAGTCGCTCTAAGTGTTCCTCCCAGCGGAACAGCGCGGGGCCCTTTTCGGTTTCATAACAGCGTGCGCCCTCGAAGACACCCGACCCGTAGTGGAGGCCGTGTGTGAGAACGTGGACCTGCGCCTCGTCCCAGTCGACGAATTCGCCGTCCATCCAGATCGTATCGACGTCCATCTCGTCGAATCCCATACTCAGAACTGTTGAAATCCCCCGTACTAAGTGTTCGCGGTTTGTGGCTGTAGGCCGGCTAACGGGTCGATTCGGTCCGCACGAACGACACAGCCGATCGGCTTACCTTACGCTTGCCCGGCAGCGTCCCCGAGTCGCTCGAGGACCTCTCGGCCCTCGAGGTAGGCAAAGCCGTGGCGCTCGGCATAGGCGCGGGCGTCAGCGGGAGAGAGTGCTGCGCCGGTGTCGTCGTCGAGCATCTCACAGACGACGACAGCGGGCGAGCGGTCGGCGGCGTCGGCCAGTGCGAGGCCGAGTTCGGTGTGACCCTCGCGCTGGGCGAGCAGGTCGGGGGCACCTTTCAGCAGATGGACGTGGCCGGGGACCCGGAACTCGTTGGCGAAGTCAGTCGTCGCGGGCGTGGCGGCGGCCTCGCCGAGTGCCTGAATGGTTGTCGAGCGGTCCTCGTCGGTGATCCCGGTGTAGGTATCGCGGTGGTTGACCGTCAGCGAGAACGACGAGCGATCGTCGTAGCCGAGTTCGTGGTCAGCCGTCGCGGGGTGGTCGATCGCCTCCGAGTAGAAGGGGAGATCGAACGCCTCCGCGATGTCGTGGCCCAGTGCAACGCAGACCAGCCCACCGGCGTCATTGCGAAGCCGGGCGACAGCCTCGGGCGTGACAGCGTCGGCGTGGTAGATCAGGTCCGTCTCGCCCTCGCGGTCGGCTGCGTCATGGACGAGGATCGGCTCGCCAGCCCGCAGCGCCTCGAGCGCGTCGTCGAACGCACTCGAGGACACGTCCCTCCCCGCGTTCGCGACCCCATCGGCGTTCGACCGCGGACCGGCCTGGCCGGTCATTCGCGATCACCCACCGAGACGGTGACGTGATCGCCGTCCTCGAGTCCGAGTTCCTCGCGGAGCTTGTCGGGGGCGATCACCTCGAGTTGGTCGTCGTCGTGGTGGGTGCGTTCGGGTGCGATGGTGTGGGCGTTGTCGTAGACCTCGCCGTCGGCGGTTTCGATCGTTGCGGGATAACAGACGGCAGGGCCGTAGGTTCGCTCTTCGGACTCCCAGCCGTCGATGGGGACGGGCTCGAGCGAGGCCATGGCGCTGCGTCGGCGGACGCTGTCCTCGCGGAGGTCGACGTTCAACGTGCCGGGGAACGGCTCGTAGCCCAGGCGCTGCTCGAACTGGCGCTGATAGCCCGACAGCGAGATGTAGTGGCGGCCCTCGCCCATGCCGCTGGTGACGGTGCCCTCGAGTGCGACCTGGGCGTCCGTCTCGAAGATCCGCCGGTAGTCCTCGTACTCGGCGTGCAGCGTCCGTTCGCCGGTCTCCGTAACCGCGACCCACTGGCCGTCGCTGACGGTATCACGCTCGAGCAAGTCGGCACTCTCGAGGCGCTGGAGCCGACGGGAGGCGGTCTGACTCGACGCGTCGAGGCGGTCGGCGAGATGCGAACAGGAGATTTTGACGTCGCCCTCGAGTCCGCCCTCGAGTGCGAGGAGTTTGAGCACGGCGAGTTCGTCGTGCCCGACGGCGGACTCAGCTAGTACAGACATACACGTCTCTATACCGTAGTTCCCTAAAAGCATACCGGAAATGGAACGCGTAACGGAATTGTGATGGTGTCCGGGCAGGGAGCGCGTACGTGGATGTCTCGAGGCGAGGAGAAAAAAGCCACCGGTCGGTGTGTCTCGTTCACAGCTGGGCTGTCCACACCACGTGCCAGTCACTCACCGTGCACAATGCAAGCCGTCGTGCTTTGCCGCGACCCGTTGAGCGTTCAGGCGTACTCGCATGAAGCGGTTCCTCGAGGCGCTGTTCGGACTGCTCGCACTGACAGGCCTGCCGTATCTGATATATCTCGGCGTCTACTACCTCCGACGGCCATCGGGCACGCCGGCCAATACGTGGCCCCGAGAACCGTCGGTGAGCATCGTCCTGCCGACGTACAACGAGGCCGCCATCGTCGAGTCGAAACTCGAGGAACTGGTCGATCTCGACTATCCCATGGCAAAGGTCGAGATCGTCGTCGTCGACTCGAGCGACGACGGAACAGCCGAGTTGGTCGAGTCCTTCTTCACCGACCGAGCCGAACCGCAGTTGACGCTCATTCGTGAGGACGAACGTCGGGGGCTCGCAGTCGCGCTGAACGAGGCCTACGCGGCTGCAGCCAACGAGGTCGTCGTCAAGACCGACTGTGACTCCCGGATCGCACCCGATGCCGTCCGGCGGGCCGTGGCGAACCTCGCCGATCCCGCCGTCGCGGCGGTAACCGGTCGCAACGCCGAGGTCCTCGGCGACAGCGAAGTCGAACGGGGCTACCGCGATATCCAGACGATGATTCAGGTGCTCGAGTCACACATCGACTCGACGCTGATCTTCCACGGGCCGTTCTCGGCGTTCGAACGAGACGCGATCGTCCCGGTCGACGAGGATTCGCTCGCCGACGACACCGAACTCGCGCTGAAGATTCGGCGCAATGGCGGTCGGGTCGTCTTCGATCCAGCCATCCATTACAGGGAAGCCGCTCACTCGTCGTTCGGCAAGCGCCGCGAGCAGAAAGACCGGCGCGCGATGGGGCTGTTGCGGCTGCTGTGGCGACACCGAGACGCGCTCGGCCGCCACGGGGCCTACGGCCGGGTCGTCCTCCCGTTTAACTGGTGGTTCATGGTCGTCTCGCCGTGGCTCGTCGCGACCGGACTCGCGCTGGCGACGATCGGGTCGCTGGCGATGTTGGGTCCGCTCGGGCTGGCGACGCCAGCCGGCATCCTCGTGTTCACCGCACTCGGCTCGCGCGACGCGCTCGGACCGCTCCAGCCGCTCTACTCGCTGCTCGACACCCAGATCTCGCTGTTTCGGGCGAGTGTTGCCCTGCTTCGTGCTCGAGCCGACGGCGACGACGAGACTCACGACGGCACGTGGACACCCGACGAGGAACTCCGGGAGGTGTTACAGTGACCGACGTCGCCATCCTCCACGATCGGTTCCCCGGCATCGGCGGTGGCGAGGAGTTCGCCATCGAGGCCGCACGCGTCCTCGACGCGCCGATCTACAGCGAGAACGACGAGGGCGGGGAGGCCATCGACGTCCCCGAGGACCATCTGCGCGAACTCGGCTACCTCGATTGAAAGGTGACGGGACACGGGTCATTGCTCGTCATACGGACTACTGTCAGTCAGTGCCGGTGCACCCGCGACCGTCTTGCGGTTGCACCGGGACATCGTGACAGCAGACCGTATCAGTCACTCGAGGTAGCCCAGATCCCGAAGCTGTTCTTCCGTCGTGTCCATCACTGCCGGCTGTCGCTCGGCTCGCCTGTCGTCACTGTCGGCGGCGTGTGTGTCGACCCAGTCGCGAACGTCGAACACGCTTTTTGGCGGGTCGTCGGCGAGCGTCGTCGATGCGAGCGCCCGCCAGCTGTGAAAGCCGGGTTCGGAATCGTCGTCGATCCACGCGACTTGCATGCCGTGATCCGACAGCACCAGCAGGTCGTCGACGTGCTCGCGGACGGACCCGAGCAGGCGATCGATCCGTTCGTACACCTCACGCAGGCGGTCCGGATGCGTCGCAAAAGCGTGGCCGGCGGCGTCGAGGGCGTGCATGTGGACCCCGGCGACGGCGACATCCGTCTGTCCCATTCCCTGGAGCCAGCCGGCCTCGAGTCCGGCGTTCCCGTACAGCCGCCGCCAGAGGTCGTCGTCCGTGAGTTCGCCGGTCGAGGCGAGGTTAAGCCAGTGCCACGTCTCGCTCAGGTGTTCGCCGGGAGTGACGCCGGGCCACCAGCGGACGACGCGATTTGCAGGCTCGAAGAGATGTGGGTGGTCGGTCTGACGGAGCGTCATCCCGACGCCGTCGTTGCCACCGCCGTCTTCGGTCGCGCCGCCGTCCCCGCGCAGCCACGTGCCGATCCTGACGCGTGCCTCCTTTGGCAGGAGGTAGGGGGCCACCGCGCTCGCGTACGCGAGGATCGGATTACGCCACTGCTGTTGCTCGCCGGTCGAAGCGAGGCCGTGGGATGGCGGCTCGACGCCCGTCGCGACCGACGTCCAGACCTCGAGTGTGTTCGGGTTCTCGCCTGAATGAGCGAACGTCTCGAGTTTCCCGTGGGTCTCGAGGAGCATGTTCTCACACCCCCACTCGCGGGCGAGGTCGTAGTCGGCAGCGTCGAGGGCGATGATCCCCAGCGTCGTCATGCAGGCACACACCACGACTGGCACCTTCAACGTCCGGGCAGTGTCTCCCACGGTATCGCTGACAGAGGGTCGCAGATCGACCCCTGCCGTCGATTCGATGGTCAGAGCAGGCGGTACACTGATACGCCCGGATAATGAGTGTGACCGCACGCAACTGCGCCACTGCTAGCCATGGTGACGAGTCCCCTCCCGTGTCGGTCACGTCGATCGAACGCGCTCGCTCGAGCGACAGCCGACATAGCCGGCCCCGTGGGCCACACGAGTCGCGCTAGAATCGTCGGTCTGTCGCCGTCGGCTCGAGACGAATGACGGACGCGACGTCGGTCAGCCTTGGCGGCGAGACGGTGAAGGCAACGGTCGCAAAGTTCACGATGGCTGCGATCGGCTTCGCTGGCACCGTCGTCTTCGCGCGGGTGCTCGGGCCGACCGGGTTCGGCGGGTTCTACCTGCTCTTCTCGCTGGTCAAACTCGGCGACCGGGCGGTCAACGGCTGGGGGACGGCGATCATGAAACGGTTCTCGGAAGTCGGGGCTCCCGAGCGGGAGCTAATCGGCGGCCAACTGGTGTTTACGCTCGGCTGGCTGGGACTCATGGGCGCGGTCAGCGTCCTCGCGTCGCAGTGGCTCGTGTCCTATACGGGACTCGCCGCGGCACCGGTGTTGTTCGTCGTCCTGATGGGTGCCGTCACGCTCTACGAGCCGACCGACCGCGTCGTCCAGGCGCGGGGACTCGTCGGCGCTTCGATGTGGGTCGACACCTTCCGGTCGCTGTTGACGTTCCCGCTCCAGCTTGCACTCGTTCTCCTCGGACTCGGTGCCGCCGGCATGGCCTACGGGCTGGCTGCGGCGACGCTTCTCTCGCTGCCGGTTCTCTGGCGGTTCGTGCGGACGAAACCGGCGATACCCTCCCGCGACACGCTCGAGAGCCTCTGGTCGTACGCGAAATACAGCATTCCGAACTCGTTTCTGGGACAGACCTACGATCGGTTCGACATCCTCCTGCTCGGCTATCTCCTCGCGCCGGCGGCAGCCGGCCAGTACGAAGTCGCGCTGAAGCTCACCGTCCCGGCAACGTTCGTGATGATGGCCGCCCAGAGCGTGCTGATGGCCCGTGTCAGCCGACTTCACAGCCAGGGCGAAGACGTCAGCGACGACGTCTCGAACACGCTCGCGTTCGCGAGCATCGTCGCTGTTCCCCTGTTCTTCGGTGCGGCTGCGATGCCCGAACAGCTCGTCGTGACGGCGTTTGGCTCCGAATACGCCGACGCCGCCACGCTGTTGGTTGGGCTCGCGCTGTTCCAGATCGTGAGCACACAAAGCGGCCCACTCACGAGCGCGATCGGCGGGATCGACCGACCGGAAGCCAACACGTGGATTTCGTCGACGACGCTTGCGCTGAACATCGTCCTCGGCGTCGCGCTGACGCTTGCCTACGGGGCGATCGGGGTCGTCATCGCGACGATCGTCGCCGAGACGCTCCGCTACGGCCTCTCTGCAGTCGTCGTCAAACGGGAGCTGCCGGCAGTCGAACTCTTTCCCCGGACGCTGCTCGAGCAAGTTGCCGCGGCGGTGTTGATGTTCGTGCTGGTCCGACCGCTCGTCGACATCGTCACTGTCGATCGGTGGTATCACCTCCTCGGCGTCGTCGCGTTCGGTGCAGCGGTGTACTCGGTGGCGCTGTTCGCCATCAGCCACAA from Natrinema sp. HArc-T2 includes the following:
- the ribB gene encoding 3,4-dihydroxy-2-butanone-4-phosphate synthase, which encodes MTGQAGPRSNADGVANAGRDVSSSAFDDALEALRAGEPILVHDAADREGETDLIYHADAVTPEAVARLRNDAGGLVCVALGHDIAEAFDLPFYSEAIDHPATADHELGYDDRSSFSLTVNHRDTYTGITDEDRSTTIQALGEAAATPATTDFANEFRVPGHVHLLKGAPDLLAQREGHTELGLALADAADRSPAVVVCEMLDDDTGAALSPADARAYAERHGFAYLEGREVLERLGDAAGQA
- a CDS encoding branched-chain amino acid transaminase, producing the protein MGFDEMDVDTIWMDGEFVDWDEAQVHVLTHGLHYGSGVFEGARCYETEKGPALFRWEEHLERLFQSAKPYEMDIDFTKEELTEATKELIQRQELPSCYVRPIAYYGYNSLGVSPKDCPTRTAIAVWPWGAYLGEDALENGIDVMISSWRKHASSQIPTNAKTSGLYVNSMLAGEEARRNGYAEAIVLNKEGNVAEGPGENVFLVRDDEIYTPGLSESILDGITRDSVITIAEELGYTVHDNVSISRGELNTADELFFTGSAAEVTPIRKVDNVVIGDGSRGPVTEEIQQKFFEIVEEAPDEYAEWFEFVDIE
- a CDS encoding lipopolysaccharide biosynthesis protein, with translation MTDATSVSLGGETVKATVAKFTMAAIGFAGTVVFARVLGPTGFGGFYLLFSLVKLGDRAVNGWGTAIMKRFSEVGAPERELIGGQLVFTLGWLGLMGAVSVLASQWLVSYTGLAAAPVLFVVLMGAVTLYEPTDRVVQARGLVGASMWVDTFRSLLTFPLQLALVLLGLGAAGMAYGLAAATLLSLPVLWRFVRTKPAIPSRDTLESLWSYAKYSIPNSFLGQTYDRFDILLLGYLLAPAAAGQYEVALKLTVPATFVMMAAQSVLMARVSRLHSQGEDVSDDVSNTLAFASIVAVPLFFGAAAMPEQLVVTAFGSEYADAATLLVGLALFQIVSTQSGPLTSAIGGIDRPEANTWISSTTLALNIVLGVALTLAYGAIGVVIATIVAETLRYGLSAVVVKRELPAVELFPRTLLEQVAAAVLMFVLVRPLVDIVTVDRWYHLLGVVAFGAAVYSVALFAISHKLRVTVEGVVRESRLDVTGNN
- a CDS encoding MFS transporter, with protein sequence MVLEQEPADGRADPLDAFRQFFALERDVLVLSLAMFAFSLGFQMTSRYMAEYMSALGASVFVIGLFGTFGNVISAVYPYPGGAISDLIGSRYALTAFGFCSTLGFAVWLVAPALADVAVGPTSLAIVAIFLGLLLAQAWKSFGLGATFAIVKQAVSPSQLAAGFASTETFRRSAFLVGPLVAATLFFPFGSSDDSVVTAFQLLLLVAVGFGVVGTVVQHVRYRPDADDIGTEFEGATQLLADLRAMPAELRPLLIGDTLVRFANGMVYVFFVIVVTRFLEVGLAVSLPIVGAIALSPQSYFGLLLGLEMVVALLTMIPVAKAAERVGLKPVVALGFVVYAVFPILLINAPADPAVLAVLFAFSGLRFAGLPAHKALIVGPAEQGAGGRVTGAYYLLRNVVVIPSAALGGLLWDGVSNPLTGTQVFAGDPVVAFSIATGIGLVGTAYFLLFGEEFEAYR
- a CDS encoding DUF502 domain-containing protein, coding for MASWKRDFASGLVVLGPILVTLYAIYWLYGLVAGLTPGLILNPDALEPLISGSSAQAAQTREQVAQFLRVIVALTVFVILTFSVGYLMRTTIGGLVERLVDNVANRVPVIRVVYNASKMAAETAFGEQESLQKPVKIETWEGLRMTAFKTGKMTTDGREVLFLPTSPNITTGYVIEVEPSEITELDEDVEDALTRVLSAGFGDANHRGMDAGISIDVIDEAKTGRSDDD
- a CDS encoding glycosyltransferase, which codes for MKRFLEALFGLLALTGLPYLIYLGVYYLRRPSGTPANTWPREPSVSIVLPTYNEAAIVESKLEELVDLDYPMAKVEIVVVDSSDDGTAELVESFFTDRAEPQLTLIREDERRGLAVALNEAYAAAANEVVVKTDCDSRIAPDAVRRAVANLADPAVAAVTGRNAEVLGDSEVERGYRDIQTMIQVLESHIDSTLIFHGPFSAFERDAIVPVDEDSLADDTELALKIRRNGGRVVFDPAIHYREAAHSSFGKRREQKDRRAMGLLRLLWRHRDALGRHGAYGRVVLPFNWWFMVVSPWLVATGLALATIGSLAMLGPLGLATPAGILVFTALGSRDALGPLQPLYSLLDTQISLFRASVALLRARADGDDETHDGTWTPDEELREVLQ
- a CDS encoding alkaline phosphatase family protein, encoding MTTLGIIALDAADYDLAREWGCENMLLETHGKLETFAHSGENPNTLEVWTSVATGVEPPSHGLASTGEQQQWRNPILAYASAVAPYLLPKEARVRIGTWLRGDGGATEDGGGNDGVGMTLRQTDHPHLFEPANRVVRWWPGVTPGEHLSETWHWLNLASTGELTDDDLWRRLYGNAGLEAGWLQGMGQTDVAVAGVHMHALDAAGHAFATHPDRLREVYERIDRLLGSVREHVDDLLVLSDHGMQVAWIDDDSEPGFHSWRALASTTLADDPPKSVFDVRDWVDTHAADSDDRRAERQPAVMDTTEEQLRDLGYLE
- a CDS encoding DUF120 domain-containing protein; the protein is MSVLAESAVGHDELAVLKLLALEGGLEGDVKISCSHLADRLDASSQTASRRLQRLESADLLERDTVSDGQWVAVTETGERTLHAEYEDYRRIFETDAQVALEGTVTSGMGEGRHYISLSGYQRQFEQRLGYEPFPGTLNVDLREDSVRRRSAMASLEPVPIDGWESEERTYGPAVCYPATIETADGEVYDNAHTIAPERTHHDDDQLEVIAPDKLREELGLEDGDHVTVSVGDRE
- a CDS encoding stage II sporulation protein M, which codes for MALSDFVAAVVAVLRRRPGDLLPLYLLGIAIPAIVRVVPFLALGVAYLHLSTSGRLKPIRARLADLGPPPDPNADPEAFETWASGLEPLVDQLVTPPVLALAAVSVVVSVLLFAVLSAVVAAGQLSACYGRLRDTRGILAGIDGAARFWLRFLGLFVLEVVCWAVVLGTIGIATALVAGGVSLATGSGAVAIPVVLLGAFVAFLVLLVVRALFALAPVAIVVDDAGVVASLRNVLGFVRSQPVAAAFYYVIAIGVLVGLSTITGLFSVADIVTVGSLLSALVAMPALDLLKTAIYCGYRDRLRPPEPPARSLRDEARAGLRRGWQELIAFVRTHPGAHVFAAGLGLLGFWMGWVAADPFVGTFEASITARLEGEFPPTMAANLFGNNWLVALTTAYAGVAFAIPAIVSLLFNGVSIGVVARLEADPLELAAFVVPHGLLEIPAILIASALGISVGVTTWQTWRGRVEQSELADALERAFWVLVGVGIVLAIAAVIEGFVSPYYYRLFL